The nucleotide window AAAGGCTCCATCAAAATATTTAGACGGGAACTTCATAGCGAAGATGTACTTAAATCATTTATCGTGCTTACAACTGCAGCCTTCCTCTGTTTGAGTTCCATCATCGTGTTATCCATTACAGAACACGGCACATTAATTGAAGTCATTTTCGAAGTCTCTTCTGCCTTCGGTACAAATGGGTTATCAATGGGGTTAACATCTGGATTAACGACTTTTGGAAAAATCCTTATTATCATCCTAATGTTTATCGGAAGAGTGGGAATTGTTACATGTTTACTAATCTTACGTGGAAAAGGAAGTAAGGAGAAATTTAAATATCCTAAAGAAAAGGTGACCATCGGATAAAATAAAAAAGCTGACCTCGTGAGGCAGCTTTTTTCCAGTTTAGAAACCCCAGCTTGCGCCAATGATAATTAACAAAATAAACAAGACGACGATTAACGCAAATGATCCGAAACCGCCAAAGCCTCCGCATCCACCTACCGGGGCGACTGGGTAACCGCAGCAGCCATCATATCCATATCCACCAAATCCACCATACATACACGAATCACTCCTCAATAATTTGTATCTTTACCCTGTTACTTTATGTACTGGGTACTTGACCTGTATGTGCATTCGCCTATATTATGAAAGACAATGATAAATTTGTGGGTGATAAGGTGAAAGCAGTTTTAAAGAATTTTATTAATGGGATTTTAACGATTGTGCCGATTATTCTTGTCATTTATGTCATATATAAAACATTTTTATTTTTAGACGGATTGTTAGGTAATTCATTGAAACCTTACCTTAGGGAAGATTACATACCCGGATTTGGTTTATTGACAACCATTGTTTTGATCACTCTTTTAGGATGGCTGTCTACAAAGTATGTAACTGGAAAAATAATTAGGCTGATTGACCGGCTTCTCGAAAAGATCCCGGTCGTTAAGACGATATATTCCGTCATCAAGGATACTGTTCAATCCTTCCTTGGCGATAAGAAGTCTTTTTCCAAAGTAGCTTTGGTGGTGATTCCGGGCACTGAAATGCGCAGTATCGGTTTTATTACGTCCGAGCAATTAGAGGATTTTCACAGTCCTTTAAGGGATCATGTGGCTGTCTATATCCCGCAAACCTTCCAGGTCGCCGGATTTACTTTTTTAATCCCTAAGGAACAAGTGGAGATAATTGATGTAAAGCCTGAGGATGCTATGAAATTTGTTTTATCCGGTGGAATGACATCTTCTTCAAAGCCGAAAGGGAAAAGTTCATAATAAAAAGCCGCAAATGCGGCTCCTATTTTTTAGCAAAAAGTTTTGTAAATTCTTCGTACCCTTGTTCCTCAAGCTGTTCTTTTGGGATAAACCGTAGCGCGGCGGAGTTGATACAATATCTGAGTCCTGTTGGGTCAGGCCCGTCATTAAATACATGACCCAGATGGGAGTCAGCAGATTTACTTCTGACCTCTGTCCGCACCATAAAATGACTGTGATCCGCTTTTTCTAGTACTTCTTCGTCCTCTAGCGGTTTGGTAAAGCTGGGCCAGCCGCAGCCGGCATCAAATTTATCTAAAGAACTGAATAACGGCTTCCCGGAAACAAGATCAACATAAATTCCGTCTCTTGTTTCATTCCAATATTCATTGCGAAAAGGCGGTTCTGTAGCATTTTTTTGTGTCACTTCATACTGGATGGGTGTTAATTCCTTTTTTAAATCTTTATTTTGCATTTTGATCCCCCCAACTCCTCTCGATAAATCCAGCCCGTCCTGACCCGACATGATAGGACTGATAATGAGCCCGGTTTTTCTTATAATAGTGTTGATGATATTCTTCAGCATGATAAAAGGTTTTCGCCGGCAAAATCGGTGTCACAATCGGCTTGTTAAACCGGCCACTTTCTTGCAATCGTTGCTTAGACTCTTCAGCAATCCTCTTTTGTGTTTCATCATGGTAAAAAATCGCTGTTTGATAGGATTGGCCGCGGTCATGAAACTGACCGCCTGCGTCGGTAGGGTCAATTTGCTGCCAAAATAACTCAACTAATTTTTCATATGGGAAAATATCCGGATTATAAGTAATTTGAACAGCTTCATAATGCCCGGTCGTATCAGTGCAAACCTGTTGATAGGTTGGATTTTCTACGGTTCCCCCGGTATATCCGGACAAAACACTAATAATACCCGGCTGTTCATCAAACGGCTTCACCATGCACCAGAAACAGCCGCCCGCAAATGTTGCTACTTGATGCTTCTCTTCCACGTTTCCACCCCTTTTCATATTACATAAAGTATACAGAATGATTTAGTAAAAATAAAATCTGGCAACTCACATAGAAATACTGAACCAGTCTCCACCGGTTCAGCATCCTAACTTAGCGGCTTTTCCGTTGCTTCATTTGTTTATTGATTTGTTTCCACTGTTTTCGTTCTTCAGATTGTGCCCGTTTGTTGGCTTTTCGTTCAATAAACGCCAGTTCCTTTTGCAGCTTGTTATAGCTGTGTAACCGGTCAGCCTCCACAAATCCCTCTTCAATTGCCTTCACGACCGCACAACCCGGTTCATTCTTATGCTGGCAATCACGAAAACGGCACCGAGAAATAAGGTCTTCAATTTCGGAAAAGGTTTCCATTAATCCATCAGAGCTTTCCCAAAGCTGTAATTCCCTCATTCCGGGGGTGTCAATTAAGATACTTCCATTTGGCAATACTATTAGCTCTCTGTGGGTTGTCGTATGCCTGCCTTTCGCATCGTCCTCACGAATTTCTTGAACCAATTGCTTTTCTTCTCCCAACAATCGATTGGTAATAGTCGATTTTCCGACTCCTGATGATCCAAGAAGGGCAACTGTCATACCTGGCAGCAAAAAGTCTTCTAATTTTTCAAATCCACTCATCGTCTCAGAACTGATAGGAATAACGGGAACCCCGCCATAAGCAATCGCTTCCACATCCGCCAGCCTTCCAGGGATATCTTGACATAAATCTGCTTTACTTAACACAATAACTGGTTTTGCTCCGCTCTCCCACGTTAACAATAAATAGCGTTCGATTCGGCGTAAATTCAAATCCTCATTTAGTGAGTTTACAAGAAAAACAGTATCAACATTTGTAGCAACTATTTGTTCTTCAGAGGTGTCACCGGCTGATTTTCTCGAAAATTTACTTTTACGCGGTAAGACAGTGTAAATGGTTCCCCGCCCTTCATCAAACCTTGGTTTCAAAGAGACCCAATCACCAACTGAGGGATAGTCTTCTCTAGTATGTGCCAGAAAACTAAACTTACCCGAAACCTCACATAATAATTCACCCTGCTCTGTCCAAACCCGGTACATCCGCTTATGCTCAAGGGCCACGCGGCCGATGATCAAATCATCACTCGTTTTTACTGTATTAAAATCTTTCAACACTTTATCAGTTACACCCATTGTTACTAAATTCATCCTTATTCCTCCAGCGAACTTTTATTTTTTAAAAAATAAAAAACCATAGGCACACACAGCCCATGGTTGTATTCGCATCGTTAAATAAGGGTTACTAAGAAGACCCTAAACGGAAAATCCTTGGGCTGTGCCAACGTTATTCAATTCAACTATTGCTCTCATCGTTTCAATTAACATTGCACGTCACCCACTTTCGATCATATTTAATCCTAGTATATGCAAAAATTCCCCATTTGTAAACAAAATTCCCATTCAAAGCAATGGGATAATAGACACCTACCTATTTCAGCTTGAATAAAATATAGGAAAGTCACCAGTAAGGAGTTGAAAAAATGTCCGAGACAAGAAACCAAGCCGATTATCTCCAAAAAGCTGCCATGTATGATTTGTTAGCACAATATTATAAATACTCAAACCCAAACTTACACATTCATTTTTATTTAAAACATGTTAAAAGCATCAATAAAGCAATGAACATCATGCGTACAAATTCTCAATTACCACAGGGTGAAGCCAAAGTCCGCCTGCTGCACACCTCCCCTGATGCCTCTGATGTTGATATGTATATAAATGGTAACCGAGTCGTAAGGGATCTCCCATTAAAACAAGTTAGCCAGGAACTTACAATTCAGCCCGGTAAATACCATGTAGATATTTATCCAGCAGGAAACATGGTAGATAGCATCTTAAACAAAAAAATAACGGTTGAGGCGGGAAAATCATACACCCTGACAACGATTGATTCTATAAAAAAAATGCGACTGCTAGTATTTTTGAACGAGCCCCAGGTACCTTTAAATGAAGCAAAGGTTCGCTTTATCCACTTATCTCCCAATACCCCTCCACTTGATATCGCTGTGAAGGATCGGGATGTAATCTTTCCGAAGATTTCTTACAAACAAGCAACCGATTATTTGGGATTGACACCGATGACAGTTGATTTGGAGGCAAGGAATGCAGGTACTAAAGAGGTATTCCTACCAATGCCGAAAGTACAGTTCAAAGCAAATGAGACCATTACAATTGTCTTTCTTGGTTCATCTAACGGAACGCCCGAGTTTCAATTTATCAGTATCAAAGAATAAAAAAACAGGTGCCCCGTATCAACGAGGCACCTATTTCACTGGCACTAATATCGTAAAACCAATATCATCTTTCGTCAAATCAAATTTATTTGCTTTAATTTGAAGATCGCTTTTCAACTTTAATTGCTGCATGTGGACATAGACGAGATGATCATTTGGGCGAATCTCTACTCCATTTGGAAGCTTATAGTTTTCACTGATAATATTTAAAACGGATGAGATGGGAAGATGTAACTTTCCGATCGACATTGATTTTTGCTCCAAGACTAAATCCCCATTCTTCTGCGCAATCGGTTCAAAAGTTAATTTCAAATTTAACTTTTCACTAAAGAATGGTAATGTCCCGTATAGCTCGACCTCATCCCCTAGTAGGACTCGATAATCAATCGGAGAATCAGCAGCTTCTTCTTTCAAATAGTTATTAATAAGCCGATTCAAATCATACTTGTTCGACTTAACATGAAAGGAAACATGGTCATTGGTGGGAGTGTTTATTTTGCTAATTTTCTTACTATCCCCTGGAGCCGTAATGAGTGAAATAATAATAATAGCGAACAAAAGGTTAATTCCTAACAAGAGCAGGAAAGCGATTTTCCATTTAGTTTGTTTCATCTAATTCTCCTCTGTACTGACCGTATAGGAGGATTTCTCCAGGTCAGGTATTACACGATCACCTAAGGTCTCATTTAACCTTTCGGCAATTAGTTCATATCCCTTGTCGTTAGGGTGGAAATGATCGGTATACAATAGATCTTCAGCGGCATTCAAGAACACATCTTCGATTTTAACGAAGTAGGAGTGCTGATAATTGGCTATCACATTTTGCCCGACTTGATTCCATTCGGAAACAACTTGATCCATTTCTTTGATATCAGAAAACCATGTGGAAAATGGATTGTACAACCCTACCAGCACGATGGACGCATTTGGATTTTCTTGAACAATTGCCTCGAAGATTTGCGTCAAATGGTCTCGATATGCGTCTTTTTCCTTTGTAAAATCAGAGATTTGCAGGTTGGAAATATTATCTTTTACAACCTTCATGATATCATTTCCGCCGATCGTTAGGATGACCAAGTCTGTTTTCTGCAAAACTTCCTTCACTTCAGGCGTCTTAAGTCTTTTTAATAGTTGCGTGGTCCGGTTTCCTTTTACTCCAAAATTATAGAAATCCACTTCCTGAATCCCTTTTTCTTTTTCCAGCATTGTTTTTAAGTAGGGCAGGTAACCGCCCTGACCTGTACTATCACCAACACCTTGTGTCAAGGAATCACCTGCAGAAACGATCGTCAATTTACGTGGGACAAAATCTGCGGGAATTGGTGCAAAAACCTGTGCTGAAACTTTCTTTTCCTGATGAAGCACTAAAGGATTGGATCCGCTGCATGAACATAATAGTAATACCGAGAGAATTAGAGGGGTGAAAAACTTCTTCATTTTATTCACCTACCTTCTACTATAATTTATCCCGCATCAACGGGCAGTATGATACCTAATAAATAAAACCTGAATTAAAATACGAGAAGTTGATTACAATAGTAAAACTGCCCGTAAATGCCCGATCGGTTCAACTAGCAAACAGTGCAAAATCACACTGTTTGCAATTTCACTTTATTATACCACGACCATATTCATTCAAAACAAATATATACTATATCCTATTCCTGGCAAAAAAAATAGACCTATGTATAGGTCTATTGCAATGTTTTAATATCACTGATCATTTCATCAAAAGGAACATCTTTAAATCCCTGATAGTTTTTTTTGATAGTGCCATCCTGATCAACTAAATAGATATAGGTCTGATGAATCACCTGGTCGCCTTCCTCTGGTTTCTTAACAATTGTCTTAAACGTTTTTGCCGCGAACGTTTCAATAAAATCTTGAGAGTATCCAGTTAAAAACGTCCAATTATTCAAATCCACCCCATATGGTTTGGCATACTTCGTTAATACTTCAGGAGTATCTACGGTTGGATCAACACTAAAGGAGACGAACTCCACATCCTTTAAGCCTTCCTCTTTCACCATCTTTTGTAATTTAGTCATATTCGAGGTCATAGGCGGGCACACATCCGCACAGCTAGTAAAAATAAAATCCGCAATCCAGATCTTACCCTTTAAATCCTTTAATCCCAATGGTTTATTATCCTGGGTTGTCGCTGTAAAATCCTTAACCGGCCAATTCACTGCATTTTCAATTTCCTTTTTTCCGCAAGCAGAAAGTAACAAAATACTAGTAACAAAAAAAACTATCAATACCCGACCCTTCATACGATCACCTGCATACTTTCTATTCTTTTACGAAATAAGTGTAACAAAGTTATCTAAAAGAATAAAGTATCAAGTGCTAATCGATTACACCGGTTTTAATGATTTTGTTCTTCACCTCAACATCAAATGTTGACCGTTTATATAATTCGCGCCATTCCTTTTTGGTAAGCACCTTCCCGCGGATGTGGGTTTCATATTTATTGCCAAACCCAACGGGATCGATATCAAGTTCCTGAAAGTAGACAACCATCTTTTTCATCTCCTTTTCCATCACCGTATTTAACTTTTTTTCAATGAATTTAATTGCACCGGGTTTGGATAGATCCAATGGTTCAGTCGACTCCAATAAACGGGATGCGAGCTTCACCTCCACCTTGAATTTCAAATTCTTTTTATCCATTAATTTAATCTTTGCATGACTTCGGATATTATCAACATCAATATATAGTTTATTGTATACATTCCTAACTGCGTGTTCTTCTCCTTTATTCCGAATTTCATCAAATTCGCTGCGCTCAAATCCAAATTCATGTGTTCCAGCATTATATTTATCCGAAAGAATCTTTAAATAAAAATGCCTTTTTGGTTCCAATTTGGTAATATACAGATCATCTTTAAAGAGAGCCATACCTGATATGATTACATCCTTATCCTTTATTTTCAAAATCGGCAAAACAGGATCTTTGCCAATGTCATAATATTTATGATTGAATTCATGAAGCGTGGGCGAGAGGATTTGTTCATTCTTCACGTTCTGTTTAATTAAATTATATAAATAGGTACCCAGGCTGATTTTCGTGTTCATTCTTTCTAATTTCATTATTTCCTTAGCAGACCCTTCAGCAATTGTAAGAAATACCATATTCCCGACGGTAGAATCTCGATTAAGGGCGTCAACAAGTTGAAAAATTCCTTTTTCTGCTAGTTCTTTACTATAAATCACACAACGTAACTGCCCGGAAACAAGTCTCTGATTTGATTCAAGGTTCTGTTCCTGTAATAACCCCTTACTTGTATTGGCAACCGTTGAAATCATTCGGGTAATATTTTGCTGCATTGGGTCAAATTGATGAATCGCAACCGTTCCACGGATGACATTTTCCCTTTCTAAATCATATCCGGCTGCTGTAACCAGGGCCAATTGTTCCAACTGCTTTTGCTGTAAACAGCCTGTTACGGTAATCATACAAGAAATAACGACCACAATGGACGCCCATTTACGACCTTTGGACATTCACTTTCTTCCTCCTCGTGAACCTTTTTTTCACTAAAACAATGACGGAAAGCAGAACCGGATAACAAAAAGAAAGAATAAATCCTATTTTGGCGATATAATCAGTGACTAGATTCATTTGATAGCGTGTTTGGATGAAGAACGAAACACCAAAGGCAAGAACCGCGATCACCCAAACCCCATGTTTTTGTTTTTTATTCATAATCCGCGAAAATCCCTTTGATGCTGCCCAAAGATAGGCACATAAATTAGGCAAAATGATCAACATCCAAAATGATACGGCGATAAATTCAAATCTCTCCAAATTCGGGAGACGAACTATTTTAAACATCGAAAATACTGGCCAAATGGTGCGTCCCAAACTATCTTCAGCAAAAAAAGTGATCGACACCATCGTAATTAAGGTAAAAATAATTGTTGTATAGATATTTCCAATCGTTGCGAATAAAAAGGCCTTCTTTTTCTCTTTGACAAAGGGGTAAATAAACATGAGTAATTCAAATCCCATCAACGATAGTGAGGTACCGTAAATTCCCTTTACTATGTGTTTGAGGTCTGTATTGAAAATGGGAAACAAATGGGTTGCATCGGCGTATTTAACTGGTACCAAAAGAATAAAAATCAGCCAAACAGTTCCAACGACTGCCAGAAAGGCTACACCAACAATGATCCGAATTCCCCCTTGAACGGCATATATCGCTAACAAAATGAGGACGAGCGAAAGTTGCCATGTTGGGAAATTGGGAAATATCCATACTTGAACAATTTCAATATAGTTCATAAAAATCATAAAAAAACAGGCGGATAAATAAATCATATAGATGATATTTAAAAGACTGCCCAACCATTTCCCAAAGATGTCAGCATGGATACCGTACAAATCAGCACTATCATATTGCTTGAGCATCAGAACCATAAACCAGATCACTACACTTATCAAAACTCCTGATAGCAACACAGAAATCCAGGCATCATGCTTGGCCTCTAAATAAACAATTCGTGGAAGACCAACAATCCCAACACCGGTTTGTGCTTTATGAATAAAAAATATGAGTAGAAAGGCATTAATGAGTAAGCCTTCCCTTGGATGTAAATTTACCTTCATCATGACCGCTCCTATTCATCTACATCCTTTTTAACCTTAGCTTTTATTGTCGGATAACGATCCCCATCAACCGGATGGTTTGTGGCCGGCCGGTAAGATAGATATTTAATCGGGAATCTGAACATACTGTACCCCAGATCCTTCCATCTAAAAGGATAAGCCGGAGAAAGATAAGGTGTGCCTAAAGTGTCCAATTTTAACAGGTGGATGAGGAAAAAGCAGAAGGCAATCATGATCCCAATCCCCCCCCATAATCCGGCTAACACGATTATGGGAAATCGAATAATCCTAATGGCAGTGCCCATTAAATAACTTGGAGTTGTAAACGACCCGAGTGCACTTAAGGCAATGATGATAATTAAAATATTGCTGGTAAACCCAGCATCAACCGCCGCCTGTCCAATGACAATACCTCCAACAATACCCATTGTCTGACCAACCTTCGTAGGCAGTCTGGCTCCCGCCTCCCGCAATAACTCAATGACAAATTCAAGAAGAAAAGCTTCAAAAACGGGTGGAAAGGGAACATTTGCCCTTGATTGCCCTAAAGAAACTAGCAATGCAGAGGGAATAACTTCATAATGATAGGTCAAAACTGCCACATATGCAGGTGTTAAAAGGACGGACAAAAAAATCGCTGTTAAACGAAGCAATCGTAAAAAAAACGCCATATTCCAACGCATATAAATATCTTCCGTTGATTCAAAGAATGTAAAAAACGGTGTGGGCCCGTATAAGGCAGCAGGACTACGATCCATTAAAACTGCCACTTTCCCATTGACTATGGCATTGGAAATTCGGTCAGGCAATTCTGTTGTCATTAACTGAGGAAATACTGTCCAGCTATTATTTTCAATCAATTGACCAAGTACAGTAGTATCAGGGATATAATCCACTTGTAACTCCGATATCCTCTGTTGGAAGCTTTCGATATTCGTTGGATCTGCGATATCTTTAATATAAACAAGCTTTATTCTAGCTTTTACTCTCGTTCCAACTTCTACATCCTGAATGCACAAATTTGCATCCTTTAAATTGCTCATTAATATATTCACATTCACTTGTAACGATTCTGTAAAGGATATTTTCGGACCATAAACTAATGCCTCTGTTTCTCCTTTCTCCAATGATCTTTCAGCGGTGGAACTAACATTTGCCAATAATCCACACGGTTCTCCGTCAATGTAAATGTATACATTTCCCTCGGCGATGGACTCAACAATTTCATTTAGCTGATTGGAAGCAGATAATTGAGAAATAGGCAGAACTTGTGCTGCTACTTCTACCGTCATATCCTTTTTGCTATTCCGCTGAATAGGCTGCAGGACAAATTCATCTAGTTTGTTTTGATCAATCAGGCTGGGTAAAAAACTAAATAAAACCCTTTTCCCCTCTACTTTTAACGTCCGAAAACTAATATCTGAACGGGAGGCCAGCTCTTCCTCCAATTGTTTCTTTAATTCATCTACGCTTAAACTATGTGCAGTTGATTCCATAGGCTGTTTTTTTTCTGCTTTCCACTTGAACATTAGCAACACCTTTTAGCTAACAATTTTTCTTATCTTTTCCAAAATATCAGATTTTACCCATTAAAAATAATGGAGGATA belongs to Neobacillus sp. OS1-2 and includes:
- a CDS encoding YjcZ family sporulation protein codes for the protein MYGGFGGYGYDGCCGYPVAPVGGCGGFGGFGSFALIVVLFILLIIIGASWGF
- a CDS encoding DUF502 domain-containing protein — its product is MKAVLKNFINGILTIVPIILVIYVIYKTFLFLDGLLGNSLKPYLREDYIPGFGLLTTIVLITLLGWLSTKYVTGKIIRLIDRLLEKIPVVKTIYSVIKDTVQSFLGDKKSFSKVALVVIPGTEMRSIGFITSEQLEDFHSPLRDHVAVYIPQTFQVAGFTFLIPKEQVEIIDVKPEDAMKFVLSGGMTSSSKPKGKSS
- the msrB gene encoding peptide-methionine (R)-S-oxide reductase MsrB yields the protein MQNKDLKKELTPIQYEVTQKNATEPPFRNEYWNETRDGIYVDLVSGKPLFSSLDKFDAGCGWPSFTKPLEDEEVLEKADHSHFMVRTEVRSKSADSHLGHVFNDGPDPTGLRYCINSAALRFIPKEQLEEQGYEEFTKLFAKK
- the msrA gene encoding peptide-methionine (S)-S-oxide reductase MsrA, which codes for MVKPFDEQPGIISVLSGYTGGTVENPTYQQVCTDTTGHYEAVQITYNPDIFPYEKLVELFWQQIDPTDAGGQFHDRGQSYQTAIFYHDETQKRIAEESKQRLQESGRFNKPIVTPILPAKTFYHAEEYHQHYYKKNRAHYQSYHVGSGRAGFIERSWGDQNAK
- the rsgA gene encoding ribosome small subunit-dependent GTPase A — encoded protein: MNLVTMGVTDKVLKDFNTVKTSDDLIIGRVALEHKRMYRVWTEQGELLCEVSGKFSFLAHTREDYPSVGDWVSLKPRFDEGRGTIYTVLPRKSKFSRKSAGDTSEEQIVATNVDTVFLVNSLNEDLNLRRIERYLLLTWESGAKPVIVLSKADLCQDIPGRLADVEAIAYGGVPVIPISSETMSGFEKLEDFLLPGMTVALLGSSGVGKSTITNRLLGEEKQLVQEIREDDAKGRHTTTHRELIVLPNGSILIDTPGMRELQLWESSDGLMETFSEIEDLISRCRFRDCQHKNEPGCAVVKAIEEGFVEADRLHSYNKLQKELAFIERKANKRAQSEERKQWKQINKQMKQRKSR
- a CDS encoding DUF4397 domain-containing protein — protein: MSETRNQADYLQKAAMYDLLAQYYKYSNPNLHIHFYLKHVKSINKAMNIMRTNSQLPQGEAKVRLLHTSPDASDVDMYINGNRVVRDLPLKQVSQELTIQPGKYHVDIYPAGNMVDSILNKKITVEAGKSYTLTTIDSIKKMRLLVFLNEPQVPLNEAKVRFIHLSPNTPPLDIAVKDRDVIFPKISYKQATDYLGLTPMTVDLEARNAGTKEVFLPMPKVQFKANETITIVFLGSSNGTPEFQFISIKE
- a CDS encoding YpmS family protein, whose translation is MKQTKWKIAFLLLLGINLLFAIIIISLITAPGDSKKISKINTPTNDHVSFHVKSNKYDLNRLINNYLKEEAADSPIDYRVLLGDEVELYGTLPFFSEKLNLKLTFEPIAQKNGDLVLEQKSMSIGKLHLPISSVLNIISENYKLPNGVEIRPNDHLVYVHMQQLKLKSDLQIKANKFDLTKDDIGFTILVPVK
- a CDS encoding SGNH/GDSL hydrolase family protein; protein product: MKKFFTPLILSVLLLCSCSGSNPLVLHQEKKVSAQVFAPIPADFVPRKLTIVSAGDSLTQGVGDSTGQGGYLPYLKTMLEKEKGIQEVDFYNFGVKGNRTTQLLKRLKTPEVKEVLQKTDLVILTIGGNDIMKVVKDNISNLQISDFTKEKDAYRDHLTQIFEAIVQENPNASIVLVGLYNPFSTWFSDIKEMDQVVSEWNQVGQNVIANYQHSYFVKIEDVFLNAAEDLLYTDHFHPNDKGYELIAERLNETLGDRVIPDLEKSSYTVSTEEN
- a CDS encoding SCO family protein; the protein is MKGRVLIVFFVTSILLLSACGKKEIENAVNWPVKDFTATTQDNKPLGLKDLKGKIWIADFIFTSCADVCPPMTSNMTKLQKMVKEEGLKDVEFVSFSVDPTVDTPEVLTKYAKPYGVDLNNWTFLTGYSQDFIETFAAKTFKTIVKKPEEGDQVIHQTYIYLVDQDGTIKKNYQGFKDVPFDEMISDIKTLQ
- a CDS encoding Ger(x)C family spore germination protein, with protein sequence MSKGRKWASIVVVISCMITVTGCLQQKQLEQLALVTAAGYDLERENVIRGTVAIHQFDPMQQNITRMISTVANTSKGLLQEQNLESNQRLVSGQLRCVIYSKELAEKGIFQLVDALNRDSTVGNMVFLTIAEGSAKEIMKLERMNTKISLGTYLYNLIKQNVKNEQILSPTLHEFNHKYYDIGKDPVLPILKIKDKDVIISGMALFKDDLYITKLEPKRHFYLKILSDKYNAGTHEFGFERSEFDEIRNKGEEHAVRNVYNKLYIDVDNIRSHAKIKLMDKKNLKFKVEVKLASRLLESTEPLDLSKPGAIKFIEKKLNTVMEKEMKKMVVYFQELDIDPVGFGNKYETHIRGKVLTKKEWRELYKRSTFDVEVKNKIIKTGVID
- a CDS encoding GerAB/ArcD/ProY family transporter; this translates as MKVNLHPREGLLINAFLLIFFIHKAQTGVGIVGLPRIVYLEAKHDAWISVLLSGVLISVVIWFMVLMLKQYDSADLYGIHADIFGKWLGSLLNIIYMIYLSACFFMIFMNYIEIVQVWIFPNFPTWQLSLVLILLAIYAVQGGIRIIVGVAFLAVVGTVWLIFILLVPVKYADATHLFPIFNTDLKHIVKGIYGTSLSLMGFELLMFIYPFVKEKKKAFLFATIGNIYTTIIFTLITMVSITFFAEDSLGRTIWPVFSMFKIVRLPNLERFEFIAVSFWMLIILPNLCAYLWAASKGFSRIMNKKQKHGVWVIAVLAFGVSFFIQTRYQMNLVTDYIAKIGFILSFCYPVLLSVIVLVKKRFTRRKKVNVQRS
- a CDS encoding spore germination protein, with protein sequence MFKWKAEKKQPMESTAHSLSVDELKKQLEEELASRSDISFRTLKVEGKRVLFSFLPSLIDQNKLDEFVLQPIQRNSKKDMTVEVAAQVLPISQLSASNQLNEIVESIAEGNVYIYIDGEPCGLLANVSSTAERSLEKGETEALVYGPKISFTESLQVNVNILMSNLKDANLCIQDVEVGTRVKARIKLVYIKDIADPTNIESFQQRISELQVDYIPDTTVLGQLIENNSWTVFPQLMTTELPDRISNAIVNGKVAVLMDRSPAALYGPTPFFTFFESTEDIYMRWNMAFFLRLLRLTAIFLSVLLTPAYVAVLTYHYEVIPSALLVSLGQSRANVPFPPVFEAFLLEFVIELLREAGARLPTKVGQTMGIVGGIVIGQAAVDAGFTSNILIIIIALSALGSFTTPSYLMGTAIRIIRFPIIVLAGLWGGIGIMIAFCFFLIHLLKLDTLGTPYLSPAYPFRWKDLGYSMFRFPIKYLSYRPATNHPVDGDRYPTIKAKVKKDVDE